TCGGGCAGTTGTTCGGCGGCAAGATCTCCGCGCCCGCGCTGGAGATCCTGACCGCCGCGGTAGACGGACGCTGGGTCAGCGCCCGGGACCTGGCCGACGCCCTCGACCAGCTGAGCGTCGAGGCCGAGGTCGCGTACGCCGACTCGCAGGGCAAGCTCGACGAGCTCGAGGACCAGCTGTTCCGCCTCGACCGCGTGGTCGTGGCGGAGCGGGCACTCGCCGACAAGCTGAACGACCGCACCATCCCGGTCGCGGCCCGGCAGGAACTCCTGCGTGGACTGCTGCAGGGCAAGGCCGATGACGTCACCGTGCGGCTGGCCGAGCGCGCGGTGGACGGCCGGGGCCTGCACTTCGCGGCCGCGATGCGCTCCTACCAGGTCGCCGCGGCGGCCCGGCGGGACGCGAGTGTGGCGACGGTACGCGTCGCTGCCGATCTGACCGAGGACGAGCGCACCAGGCTCGCCGAGGCGCTCGGCCGGCAGTACGGTCGGCAGATCCAGCTGAACGTGATCGTCGACCCGGCGGTGGTCGGCGGCGTCCGGGTGGACATCGGCGACGAAGTGATCGACGGAACCATCGCGGCCCGGCTCGACGAGGCGCAACGGCGCATCGCGGGCTGACCCTAACGACATATTGCGGCGCTAGTGGTCAGCAAGCCTCTAGAGCCATCCACAGGCCAGCCAGGCCAAGGAAGCAGGGACGGAAGATAATGGCGGAGCTCACGATCAGGCCGGAGGAAATCCGGGACGCCCTGGATCGCTTCGTCTCCGACTACGAACCGGAGACGGCGACCCGCGAAGAGGTCGGCACCGTTGTCGACGCAGGCGACGGCATCGCGCACGTCGAGGGGCTGCCCTCGGCGATGACGAACGAGCTGCTGGTGTTCGAGGACGGCAGCCAGGGCATCGCCCTGAACCTCGACGTCCGCGACATCGGCGTCGCCGTGCTCGGTGAGTTCAGCGGCATCGAGGAAGGCCAGCAGGTCCGCCGGACCGGCCAGGTCCTGTCCGTGCCGGTCGGCGAGGGCTACCTGGGCCGGGTCGTCGACCCGCTCGGCAAGCCGATCGACGGCCTGGGTGAGATCAAGGACCTCGAGGGCACCCGCGCGCTGGAGCTGCAGGCGGCCGGCGTGATGGACCGCCAGGAGGTCCGCGAGCCGCTGCAGACCGGGATCAAGGCGATCGACGGGATGATCCCGATCGGCCGCGGCCAGCGCCAGCTGATCATCGGTGACCGCAAGACCGGTAAGACGGCGATCGCGGTCGACACGATCATCAACCAGAAGGCCAACTGGGAGTCCGGCGACCCGAAGAAGCAGGTTCGCTGCATCTACGTCGCGATCGGCCAGAAGGGCTCGACGATCGCCTCCGTGCGCGGTGCGCTCGAAGAGGCCGGCGCGATGGAGTACACCACCATCGTCGCCTCCCCGGCGTCCGACGCGGCCGGCTTCAAGTACGTCGCGCCGTACACCGGTTCGGCCATCGGCCAGCACTGGATGTACCAGGGCAAGCACGTCCTGATCGTCTTCGACGACCTGACCAAGCAGGCCGAGGCCTACCGGTCGATGTCGCTGCTGCTGCGCCGCCCGCCGGGCCGTGAGGCCTACCCGGGTGACGTCTTCTACCTGCACAGCCGGCTGCTCGAGCGTTGCGCGAAGCTGTCCGACGAGCTCGGCGGCGGCTCGATGACCGGCCTGCCGGTGATCGAGACCAAGGCCAACGACGTCTCGGCCTTCATCCCGACCAACGTCATCTCCATCACCGACGGCCAGATCTTCCTGCAGTCGGACCTGTTCAACGCCAACATCCGCCCCGCGATCGACGTCGGTGTCTCGGTGTCCCGGGTCGGTGGCGCCGCGCAGGTCAAGGGCATGAAGAACGTCTCGGGTTCGCTGAAGCTGGACCTGGCGCAGTTCCGCGCCATGGAGGCGTTCGCGATGTTCGCCTCCGACCTGGACGCCACCTCGCGTCGTCAGCTGGACCGTGGTCAGCGTCTGGTCGAGCTGCTGCGCCAGCCGCAGTACTCGCCGTACGCGGTCGAGGACCAGATCGTGTCGATCTGGTCGGGGACCAACGGCAAGTTCGACGACGTTCCGGTCAACGACGTGCTCCGGTTCGAGCGCGAGTTCCTGGACTTCCTGCGGCGCGAAAGCAACGTGCTGGACGCCATCCGTGAGTCCGGCAAGTTCGACGACGACGCCGCGGCGGCCGTGACGGACGCCATCGAGAAGTTCAAGCCGACCTTCCAGACCTCCGACGGCCAGCTGCTGGCCGGCAAGGAGGAGACCGAGGCGATGGACTCCGGGGACGTCGAGCAGGAGCAGATCCGCAAGCAGAAGCGGGGCTGATCACCCATGCCAGCCAGTCTGCGGGAGCTTCGCGAGCGCCGGGCCTCGGTCTCGACGATCAAGAAGCTCACCCGTGCGATGGAGCTCATCGCGGCGTCCCGGATCGTCAAGGCGCAGCAACGCGCCGCGGCGGCCGGTCCGTACGCGCGTGAGCTCACCCGTGCCGTGTCGGCGGTGGCGACGTACTCCAACGTCGACCACCCGCTGACCACCGAGAAGCCGAACCCCAAGCGTGCCGCGGTTCTGCTGATCACCTCGGACCGTGGCCAGGCCGGGGCGTACTCCTCCTCCGTGATCCGCGAGGGCGAGCGGCTCAACCAGTTGCTCCGCGAGGACTCCAAGGAGGTCGTTCCGTACCTGAGCGGCCGCAAGGGCATCGCCTACTACACCTTCCGGCAGCGTGAGGTCGCGCAGTCGTGGAGCGGCGACTCGGACTCGCCGTCGTTCGCCCGGGCCCGGGAGATCGCCGACGCGTTGATCGAGGCGTTCCTGACCCCGACCGAGGAAGGCGGCGTGGACGAGATCCACATCGTCTTCACCCGGTTCGTGTCGATGCTGACCCAGCGCCCGGACGTCATCCGGTTGCTGCCGTTGGAGGTCGTCGAGGGCGACGAGCCGCCGGCGCCGGACGAGGTACTGCCGCTGTACGAGTTCGAGCCGTCGGCCTCGGAGGTACTGGACGGGCTGCTGCCGAAGTACGTCGCCAGCCGGATCCACTACTGCATGCTGCAGGCCGCGGCGTCCGAGCTGGCCAGCCGGCAGCGGGCGATGAAGTCCGCGACCGACAACGCTCAAGATCTGATCGAGTCGCTGACGCGGCAGTTCAACCAGGCGCGTCAGGCGCAAATTACCCAAGAAATCAGCGAGATCGTCGGTGGCGCCAGCGCGCTGGCCGATGCCAACGCCGGGAGCGAGTGAGAGAGATGACTGCCACGGTTACCGAGAAGAACAACGAGGCTGTCGCCCCGGGCGTCGGCCGCGTCGCCCGGGTGATC
The window above is part of the Kribbella voronezhensis genome. Proteins encoded here:
- a CDS encoding F0F1 ATP synthase subunit delta translates to MRGASKESLARAQAVLAGVTVSDSLGDELFSVAKVLDSNGSLRRALTDPARPAAARTGLVGQLFGGKISAPALEILTAAVDGRWVSARDLADALDQLSVEAEVAYADSQGKLDELEDQLFRLDRVVVAERALADKLNDRTIPVAARQELLRGLLQGKADDVTVRLAERAVDGRGLHFAAAMRSYQVAAAARRDASVATVRVAADLTEDERTRLAEALGRQYGRQIQLNVIVDPAVVGGVRVDIGDEVIDGTIAARLDEAQRRIAG
- the atpA gene encoding F0F1 ATP synthase subunit alpha translates to MAELTIRPEEIRDALDRFVSDYEPETATREEVGTVVDAGDGIAHVEGLPSAMTNELLVFEDGSQGIALNLDVRDIGVAVLGEFSGIEEGQQVRRTGQVLSVPVGEGYLGRVVDPLGKPIDGLGEIKDLEGTRALELQAAGVMDRQEVREPLQTGIKAIDGMIPIGRGQRQLIIGDRKTGKTAIAVDTIINQKANWESGDPKKQVRCIYVAIGQKGSTIASVRGALEEAGAMEYTTIVASPASDAAGFKYVAPYTGSAIGQHWMYQGKHVLIVFDDLTKQAEAYRSMSLLLRRPPGREAYPGDVFYLHSRLLERCAKLSDELGGGSMTGLPVIETKANDVSAFIPTNVISITDGQIFLQSDLFNANIRPAIDVGVSVSRVGGAAQVKGMKNVSGSLKLDLAQFRAMEAFAMFASDLDATSRRQLDRGQRLVELLRQPQYSPYAVEDQIVSIWSGTNGKFDDVPVNDVLRFEREFLDFLRRESNVLDAIRESGKFDDDAAAAVTDAIEKFKPTFQTSDGQLLAGKEETEAMDSGDVEQEQIRKQKRG
- a CDS encoding F0F1 ATP synthase subunit gamma — encoded protein: MPASLRELRERRASVSTIKKLTRAMELIAASRIVKAQQRAAAAGPYARELTRAVSAVATYSNVDHPLTTEKPNPKRAAVLLITSDRGQAGAYSSSVIREGERLNQLLREDSKEVVPYLSGRKGIAYYTFRQREVAQSWSGDSDSPSFARAREIADALIEAFLTPTEEGGVDEIHIVFTRFVSMLTQRPDVIRLLPLEVVEGDEPPAPDEVLPLYEFEPSASEVLDGLLPKYVASRIHYCMLQAAASELASRQRAMKSATDNAQDLIESLTRQFNQARQAQITQEISEIVGGASALADANAGSE